Proteins found in one Oncorhynchus keta strain PuntledgeMale-10-30-2019 chromosome 2, Oket_V2, whole genome shotgun sequence genomic segment:
- the LOC118398092 gene encoding suppressor of cytokine signaling 3-like, whose product MSSMTPPEPRGQGSHVHHLRYKPFSSHAHYQQVLCAVRKLQESGFYWGAVGGREASSLLRSQPPGTFLVRDSSDHHYFFTLSVQTARGTKNLRIHSQGGSFYLQPDSCCTHMPPRFDCVLKLIGHYMGKEGRGGEAAGGEEAGVRAGGGTAAAAGETVGSGTGSVYLIHSGGEKVPLELRRPLPSSLSSLQHLCRRTLNGHLGGSASPDTHQLPHTLRNFLEEYDAPI is encoded by the exons CTGCGCTATAAACCCTTCAGCTCACATGCACACTACCAACAG GTGCTGTGTGCGGTGCGTAAGCTACAAGAGAGTGGGTTCTACTGGGGTGCGGTGGGGGGTCGTGAGGCTAGCTCTCTGCTCCGCTCCCAGCCCCCCGGGACTTTCCTGGTTCGAGACTCATCCGACCACCACTACTTCTTCACACTGTCGGTCCAGACGGCCCGTGGGACCAAGAACCTCCGTATCCACAGCCAGGGGGGAAGCTTTTACCTGCAACCTGACTCGTGCTGCACACACATGCCCCCTCGCTTCGACTGTGTGCTCAAACTGATTGGACACTACATGGGGAAGGAGGGGCGAGGTGGAgaagcagcaggaggagaggaggctggggtAAGGGCGGGGGGAGGCACGGCTGCGGCGGCAGGGGAGACTGTGGGGTCGGGGACTGGGAGTGTGTATCTGATACACTCAGGGGGAGAGAAGGTTCCGTTGGAGCTGCGTCgacccctcccctcatccctgtcctccctccaacACCTGTGTAGGAGGACCCTGAACGGACACCTCGGGGGCTCGGCCAGCCCCGACACACACCAGCTCCCTCACACACTCAGGAACTTCTTGGAGGAGTACGATGCCCCTatctaa